In a genomic window of Streptomyces sp. NBC_01231:
- a CDS encoding VWA domain-containing protein, translated as MQTTSLRKGENAGLLKAPVVLAVSVHGLAADVSALLLGTDGRVRSDDDLVFYNHPAQDGVSIAGSAVTADLVRVPADVDRLVVVVSADPLQPGAVFTRAPLLSITQTGSPVRSFTAPDFTSGETVVVLAELYRRDGGWKIRAVGQGYASGLAGLAADYGVDVESEPAATPAPLPAQGLRNSGSAGSAVDLSKVERMAPGLLAPARYASKALVDRDIANRRAAVYLILDHDWHMEELYESFAVQAFAERVLALSATLDDDGTVPVVFSSGREPFLEEIRLDNYRGRIGQLHTQVDWGWGNVADAMRRAVGHYQESGAADPAFIVTQVGDEPWDKAEVRSLLQNTASLGVFWLFVGFGRGKLAFYKNLNASASATFTNVAFYDASKNPGSVPDEPFYAGLVDAFATWLRH; from the coding sequence ATGCAGACGACGTCATTGCGTAAAGGGGAGAACGCCGGGCTGTTGAAGGCGCCGGTGGTGCTGGCGGTGTCGGTTCATGGCTTGGCTGCGGACGTTTCGGCGTTGTTGCTCGGAACGGACGGCAGGGTTCGGAGCGACGACGACTTGGTCTTCTACAACCACCCGGCCCAGGACGGCGTGTCAATCGCTGGCTCGGCGGTCACGGCCGATCTTGTGCGCGTGCCTGCTGACGTGGACAGACTGGTTGTCGTGGTGAGCGCTGATCCGCTGCAGCCGGGCGCGGTCTTCACCCGTGCGCCGCTTCTGTCGATCACCCAGACAGGCTCGCCGGTCAGGTCGTTCACGGCGCCGGACTTCACGTCCGGAGAGACGGTCGTGGTTCTGGCGGAGCTCTACCGACGGGACGGCGGATGGAAGATCCGCGCAGTGGGACAGGGCTACGCCTCTGGTCTGGCTGGTCTCGCGGCCGACTACGGCGTCGATGTGGAATCCGAGCCTGCCGCAACCCCTGCGCCACTCCCCGCCCAAGGACTCCGGAATTCGGGTTCTGCGGGGTCTGCGGTGGACCTGTCGAAGGTCGAACGGATGGCCCCCGGACTGCTGGCTCCGGCACGCTATGCCAGCAAGGCCCTTGTGGACCGGGACATCGCGAACCGGCGGGCGGCGGTGTACCTGATCCTGGATCACGACTGGCACATGGAAGAGCTATACGAGTCGTTCGCCGTGCAAGCCTTCGCCGAGCGCGTCTTGGCGCTGTCGGCCACCCTCGATGACGACGGCACTGTTCCCGTGGTCTTCTCCAGCGGACGGGAACCCTTCCTGGAGGAGATCCGGCTGGACAACTACCGTGGCCGTATCGGGCAGTTGCATACCCAGGTCGACTGGGGGTGGGGGAATGTCGCCGACGCCATGCGGCGTGCAGTAGGGCACTACCAGGAATCCGGTGCCGCCGATCCCGCTTTCATCGTGACCCAGGTCGGTGACGAACCCTGGGACAAGGCCGAGGTCCGCTCCTTGCTGCAGAACACTGCATCACTTGGTGTCTTCTGGCTGTTCGTCGGATTCGGTCGTGGCAAGCTCGCGTTCTACAAGAACCTCAACGCATCCGCCTCAGCCACCTTCACCAACGTCGCCTTCTACGACGCCAGCAAGAACCCGGGATCGGTGCCCGACGAGCCGTTCTACGCCGGTCTCGTCGACGCCTTCGCCACCTGGTTGCGGCATTGA
- a CDS encoding TerD family protein has translation MGRLARAERAAAKQRAQQDAPEYLAAETARLHAAREHMVSEAGQWWQALLANDEATVCEAVNTAFSDNPAAGCAVGVDGSVLSVVMRQQDLDTMPTQTAGLTPSGRPTLKNLTKRDRILWWLTAMGSNIVATLKEGFATAPGVEAIDLAVITRLSDTQRLGFVAYGRWTRRAVESTPWREPEGALRFLDIGQDLACSVTTTASGNFSSTLKPLDTTRVPGLQNLLDGAQDAPESGEPSLADLDVTLGANTPSGSPARAHGPYRIRSFTEWKQQTPFPPRPTPVAPPTVSAVLVPGQTLVLPEEARQGLHVSFSFAGADADLTLFLVGNDGRVSGDEDFVFYNQPSAADGGARLLGKQQEGPHTVERATIHLSALPDRVQRIAIAINMDVETGLTCGSLTHAALDLDCAGGTAWTFKPPADPSIRAMVIAELYQHRADGHPVWKLRALGQGWADGLDGLARAHGVDVE, from the coding sequence GTGGGCCGACTGGCACGCGCCGAGCGCGCTGCCGCCAAACAGCGCGCCCAGCAGGACGCTCCGGAGTACTTGGCCGCGGAGACGGCACGTCTACACGCCGCCCGTGAACACATGGTCTCCGAGGCCGGTCAGTGGTGGCAGGCGCTGCTCGCCAACGACGAGGCCACCGTCTGCGAGGCAGTGAACACCGCCTTCTCCGACAACCCGGCCGCCGGCTGCGCAGTCGGCGTGGACGGCTCGGTCCTGTCGGTCGTCATGCGACAGCAGGACCTCGACACGATGCCCACCCAAACCGCTGGCCTCACACCCAGCGGGCGCCCCACCCTGAAGAACCTCACCAAACGCGACCGGATCCTGTGGTGGCTGACGGCCATGGGCTCCAACATCGTCGCCACGCTCAAGGAGGGCTTCGCAACAGCGCCCGGTGTCGAAGCCATCGACCTGGCCGTCATCACTCGCCTGTCCGACACCCAGCGGCTCGGCTTTGTCGCTTACGGCCGCTGGACACGGCGCGCGGTCGAGTCGACGCCTTGGCGGGAGCCTGAGGGTGCCCTGCGCTTCCTGGACATCGGCCAGGACCTCGCCTGCTCCGTCACCACCACCGCCTCCGGCAACTTCTCGAGCACGCTCAAGCCACTGGACACCACCCGCGTACCCGGCCTCCAGAACCTACTGGACGGCGCCCAGGACGCCCCCGAGTCCGGCGAGCCCTCCCTCGCCGACCTGGACGTCACCCTCGGCGCCAACACCCCCTCCGGTTCCCCGGCCAGGGCCCACGGCCCGTACCGGATCCGATCATTCACCGAGTGGAAGCAACAGACTCCCTTTCCGCCACGCCCCACACCCGTTGCTCCTCCGACCGTGTCCGCAGTCCTCGTCCCGGGCCAGACCCTCGTCCTGCCCGAGGAAGCCCGGCAGGGCCTTCACGTCTCTTTCAGCTTCGCCGGCGCCGACGCCGACCTCACTCTGTTCCTGGTCGGGAACGACGGCAGGGTCTCCGGTGACGAGGACTTTGTCTTCTACAACCAACCGTCCGCTGCCGACGGCGGCGCCCGCCTCCTCGGCAAACAGCAGGAGGGCCCTCACACGGTCGAACGCGCCACCATCCACCTGTCCGCCCTGCCCGACCGCGTGCAGCGGATCGCCATCGCCATCAACATGGACGTCGAAACCGGCCTGACCTGCGGATCCCTCACCCACGCAGCCCTGGACCTCGACTGTGCAGGCGGCACTGCCTGGACGTTCAAGCCTCCCGCAGACCCCTCCATCCGCGCCATGGTCATCGCCGAGCTCTACCAGCACCGTGCCGACGGCCACCCGGTGTGGAAGCTCCGGGCCCTGGGCCAGGGTTGGGCGGACGGGCTCGACGGCCTCGCTCGGGCCCATGGAGTCGACGTCGAATGA